GGAGCTGTTCATATGGAGCCTACGAGCTGAAAGAAAGCCTTCTGGATCACTGGCTTTCTCAGCATTCCACAAGTCCACTGTCAATCCCCTGCCCGTTTGTGTTTCCAAACCTCTGGGGACTTTGGGGACTGCTATTTAGTTTTGGGTCTGtgcttttaatattttgttgaaagtgtttttttcctcttcttttttcttttgttgatctTTTCCTACCCATTTAGTTTTTGTTCCAAATTTCCCAGATTGCTATAGCAACTGTGTGACAAGCGGGCCATCATTTTAGTGTGGCAGCCTGTGGCACAAATCAAGGTTGTAGCTACATTTTTACTTTCTGTAAGACAAAaactttgtaaataaaataacattttgtgcTTTGCTCGCTCTCCTATTTCTCTGTCATTTTTCTTAGTTTGTTTGAAGGCTGACAACAAGAGGTTGAGGACAGTAATTTGCATCTTTAAAGTTGCAGGGCAGTAGGAAAGTAGTCATTATTCATCAGATGTACATTCAAACTGATTATTTTTAtgctactgtttttttttgtttgtttttttttttttctttctaatttaATTTCCCAACCAATCAAATACACCCGGAgttgttgctgctgtttttttttttttttgttttttttttttagaaatgtactAAACTTatgcaaatttagtttttttttttttttttttaaaatcggtTACAGAGGATTCCAGGGCTAAGGTAACATAACATTCATATTTTAACCATGAGTCTAAATATTCAGTGTGTTAACTTGTCTTGAAGATTTTGAGAAGAGCACACCCATTGTAACAACGAGTAATGTTTTAAGAAGGAGGAAAGGTCATGTgatgaagttaaaaaaaaaaaaaagtgtgaatgcCTATACATGTTACAGTTTCTGGCTGATTTGATGAATATATCATACATGTGCATTGTAGCTTCAGGGTAAGATTATTTGTGAGTTTGGTCATTCATCTTCATAGTTTCAATAAACCAATGAAAAATATAACCGTAATTTgacatttacagaaaaaaaaaagtaacggGAATGAAAATGACTTACCTGTTGTTTCATTTTGTCcattggcagtttttttttttttttttttttttttttttaaatcgtaaatttgttttttgtttttttgagatttttttttagacttttggtcttaagaaaaataaacaggaacaAAAAAAGTAATGCTGCTGGAAGGCGCAGTATAAATTAAGACCATGCTCTAGTGATTAGGAGCAGTTactaaacatttttaactttttaaaattaaacttcacgcCTGATATTGGAACACTGAGGCAGTCCATTTCCTCTtacaaatctattaaaaaaattactaaaaggAATTTTCTAGATGGAATGCTGAAGTTTGATATGGACAATTCCTAATTTATTCATTCCTGTCTGTCCTATGTAAGGAATGTATGAAGTAGACTAAGGTGTATCTCAGGATTCAAAACAATacatagaaaataaaacaaacttggAACAAAATAAGTCATTGTGTTTacaaactgaattaaaacaatctattttgatatatatatatatatatatatatatatatacttgctgTATAACAATTGCCGTAACAATTTTCTGTCAGTTTGAAAATGGTTCATGTTTTCTCAAACATTTTTCTCAATAGCACTAGTAACTTTGATGATTAAGGTTGGATGGCTAATTAAGTAAGAATTAAGACAAGTCTTGTTGAGGTGAGACCAAGATCGCATGCCAATCTTTCATTCTGGCAGCTGTTTCTAAATGTTAAAACTGTataaagtcatatatatatatatatatatatatatatatatatatatatatatatatatatatatatatatatcctgcgAGATACAATTCATAAAATCCTTAAATCATAAatcaaatattgaaaaatatattttgatgttttaCATCGGTCCAGATAACATAAAATGCcaataatatatacatgtatataatgtaatgtttatttttcagtaagcGTGAAGAATTTGATGCAGGATTCAGCATCATTTAAAGAAAATAACTGGCAATCTGATATTGTTgcctataaataaatgttttatttttttaaaattcaaatgctGTCTGGTTTTTGTTCGTCAGGTAGCTAAATGGTCCTTAAAACTCTAGAAAGGAGTGGAGTGTTTGGTCTAAAGGTTCTGCAGCTGTATTGTAGTCAATAGCATTGCAAACCACActgcatttaatttagtttttttcggAATGCaactttatatataaacaatataacaaaATGCATATCTCTATATGAAAACGTATAACTAGGCTACAATTAATCATTGCGCTATCCATCtatgtgttttaatttttttctaattaaattaatctaaattaatttgCAATTAGGCTTTTGTCTATCTGAAATAGTGTGTATAGCCTATATCTAATCTCATTTTCTGATACATTACCTTAGCTTTTATATTTAGCTAAACACATTTAAAAGTATATCAATGAATAGGACATTTAATAACAATGTGGAAGTGTTGACTTGAAACGTATTATTTGGCCATATATCTTTCATTCCAACTAACGGACGCTTTAGCAACAGGTGCGTAAAACTGGCTTGGCAGACTGCTTAAAGTCGGAAGACGCCCCATGAAGGATCAACGAGTTATTATATAAATAGAAGAAACTGCACGAATACAGCATGATTTCCAGGTTTTTATCATTGTGACCAAAAGAAGGCGCTGTTTCCAAATTGACGAGGTGCATCAAGTTTGTTGTCAAATGTCAAAGCTTTGAAAAGATTCAGCCAGGCCCTCATCAAGTCGTCAAGAggcactaaaacaaaaaaaaacaaaaaaaactactgGCACAAAATCTAAGATGTGTTGCTGGCATGTTGCGAAGAGTCCAATTAAGTGATAATTGGACGAGATGTTTAATCATGAAGGAAATCCTGTTTTCTAAGACAATCTAAATTTGACCACTTGACATGATAAAAGAAACCAGTGAAGACCATATCACAACGGCCAAAACTAATCAAAAGCTATTAtaagttttaaaaagtgtatatGATAAAACTTTGAGCCCCAGGAGGTAGCACTTAAAAGATAtttagaaagctgaaaactggtaaccataaATATAGGAAAAACAAGCTATTCAGTGTTACAGATTCagctttgtgttcagcagaagaatgaAACACATGAAGGTTTGATTCTGAACCActatgagtacattttcatttttgggggcagtatccctttaagaagtatatgttattttaatgaaaaGAACTTTTaaaagtatctatctatctatctatctatctatctatctgtctgtctgtctgtctgtctgtctgtctgtctgtctgtctgtctgtctgtctatctatctatctatctaccgtTGTTTGTTCACGTTACAAAATGTAAATAGCAGACTTTACTTATGAAACCGGAGTCACAAATTCTAAgtaataagttataataataataataataataataagttacaaATACTGATATAATTTTTTCAAGTTTTCGCAATTCAAAATGATGAGTTTATTGATAAATGTAAGGCAATCAGTTTCCTATATGAATTCAACCTACTACACTTTACAATGTAATGTAAACAGATACGGCTGCTAACAAAATTTGtaactgaatttaaatgaattaacattGGATAATTAAtaaatgggcgacgcagtggcgcagtaggtagtgctgtcgcctcacagcaagaaggtcgctggtttaagccttggctcgatcagttggcgtttctgtgtggagtttgcatgttctccctgcgttcgcgtgggttttctccaggtgctccagtttcctccacagtccaaagacatgtggtacaggtgaattgagaaggctaaattagccgtagtgtatgagtgtgagtgagtgagtgtttatggatgtttcccagagatgggttgcaccGGAAgtgcattcgctgcgtaaaacatgtgctggataagttggtggttcattccgctgtggggaccccggattaataaagggactatgccgaaaagaaaatgaatgaatgagtaattaataaatgctgtagaagtAAATGCATGAACAAACTAAAGTAAATATATACTGAAGAATTGTTTGCGTTTTTTTCATAGTTAACAAAACCCTAATGTAGGTATACTGTACTATAAATCTCACTGACAAAATGACTTTATTTTAGGAATCAAAAAGAAGAGACTGAAATCAAGGGTGTTTGAACAACATTTagtaaataagcaaatatttGAGCAACAACACTTAAAATAGCATATTTAACATCTTATTCTATATTCTGATGTGTGAACGTACAAGTCCTcatgtaaacaaaacattattaaaatcatttcTAAAAAATATGGCTTTTCCAAATTTGTGAACCAAGAGCTCCTATTAGGAGAATGTTTTAAACTGGCCAAACCTAAATGTTTTGCCTGAAACATGGTAAACCATTGTAATACAGTAGTAGATTCATGCATTTTGATGAGTTTGGCAGTTCACAGTTTGGTTACATGACTTGACATTGTGTGATCCCAGCCATAGTGCCTCAccagtgcatgctgggatttcGTAAACTCTTTTAACTACATTTGAACACAGAGCAAAAATCTCAAATGTGAGGCATAGTTACAATTTAAATTTCCAATTAGGTCTCAGGTGCATTATTGTTATCAAAATCTTTTGATTCACagaatttaaatagaaaatgaattgAAAAGAACATTCTCGTGTTACAATCATATTTAAGAATAAACTCAAATAACCTAATTTCTATACCATAAACACATCATTTAGGCCattttttcaaacaaacaaacaaacaaacaaacaaacaaacaaacaaacaaaaatacatttaaaaaaaagtaagatcacaactgaaaataaaaatttttgcATAGTGcttaagtgtaaaaaaaaaaaaaaaaacttccacgGAGGTTGTACAGTATTTATGTGCACAAAATGTGCATACAAGGAATGACGTTCCATGTAGAGATGTTAGAAATGGGAATGTAGCCCACATGTTTCCCTAAGGTGCAGTCACATTGGCCAAATTTTCACTAAATTTCACAGGCTAGAAGGTCCATTGTCAATATTGTAGTCAAGCAGTTTTTCTGTTGGACAGCTTGAACCAAAACAACAAGTGAAATCTGCAATGTAAACTTCTTCACTCCCAATCGCATGGATTCTTGTTAACAATTTTGCCAAGCATCAGTGACCGCATCTCTACAGCAAAATTCACCAGGCAGAAAGTTCTTAAGTCAATGTTAGTGAAGCAGACAAGGCGTTTACAGTGTGGTGATGTACTACAGTATCTCTCAAAGAGGAGCTTGTGAGTTCCTCACATTTTTGATCTCCAGTTCTAGCTGTTTTATCCGGACATCCTTCTGATTCAGCAGCTCCCTCATCTTTCGGATCTCCTCCTGCTGCTTATAAAACATCTGCCTTAGctgtatgtagaaacaaacacacattacagTAAAGCATGAAACACATCTGAATCAAGCAACACCTTAGGGCACATTTGCACCTTATATAGggatgtgtttgtgtggacaACGGTTAATACGCTTTTATTAGGGAACTTGACTACTTTCAAGCACTTCCAGAAGTAAAGAGAAACTCATTTCACTCATTGAACTACTCGGTTGGAAAACCTTGAAGTAATACTGGGGgttaatacaatatatttttttatatctttcccaagcaatgtttaacagagcaaggaaatgtttacagtattttctattgttttttatatttatatttatttcttttagtttggctagaataaaataattttaaggtcattattattatttatatactaatTAATAGATCTGCTAAGGTAACCTAATTAGCATATTTAAGCCTTAAGTGcactttaataatatatttaataataaataaaatagctagTGAAATAGTAtatatcatggcaaagacaaaatcagaaaataattattaaaactatcatgtttaaaaatgtgttgaaaaaatctctttgCTAAACAGAACTAAGAAACGAAAATTCcacaggagagctaatcattttgtcttcaactgtatatgaacatTTAGGCTTCCCTATAAAAATAATTACGATGGAAGAACAGTGGTAGACAAAACAGCAATGTGCTGCTAGAAAATGGCATTACATTGAGCCAGGCTATACATTTGAATCTATATTGTGCAGAATACTGATGcttgaaaataaagtttatttatataaatacattatatacacACCTGAAGTGTGTGAATATACCCTTAAGTCTGTTTGGTGGGATATTGCATTTAAATGATCAgaatcatttaataatatttgtaattcaTGTGAATATATTTTGTTGTGTCTTAAGTGAacataaacaaaatcaaataaatcaaatgaataacaTATTCAATTATTAATGTTAATCACACAAAAGAAACGCAATTTGATATTGTACTTGTTTGACCTTTTTCAATAACAGAGAACAATATTATTGTGGAAATCATTATATTACAACAAATTAGAaagcaaatattaattttctcctctttttaaaaatgctaatatgttgctgatctaaaaaaaaatctaatcccAAGCTCAAAACTTGAAGTGGAATATAAACCATGTGTTTTGTGATCCAACTAACCACAGCTACAGACCTACAAATGCCAAACAGGCATTTGACATCAGATGTAGGAAATCACACAAAATCAAGGTGTTCATACTTTGCTCTACCGAAACGCATGGGTTACCACTAAAATTGTAATTTTCTTCAACATCCTTTTCATTCATCTGCTTTGCTGCTCATATGACGCCCATTAACATGGTTTTGTTTATACAAGACAGAATAACAGGACTTagttaaaggacacctattttaccccttttacgagatgtaagataagcctttgttgtctccagattgtgtctgtaaagttttagctcaaaatacccatcagattatttattatacaatgtaGAATCAGCCCATTTTGGTGTTTGGGAGctgtgtagctgtttttgtagcatgtggctttaaatgcaaatgagttgcttctccccgcccactgttcccatgtgcgTGTCTGCTTTTTATCATGCTTTAGGTCACATAAACAGCAGTTAGTGATAGAGATAGAgttggatgaagctgaaatacagctcgttagtcaaaaataccaagtaagtttatttcatgagGCCCTGGTCATTATAGTGGTTAaaaattacatagcgattttataCTGTCTTTATTACTTGCATGCTCTGTTTTAACTTATAAAACCAATTCTTGAGATGCAGCCGATCATCAGTGTTTGAACCAATATTTTCATCCCagttttttggaaaaaaattttCTATGTAAAaatttacatgttattatggaggcatggcacctgtcaatcaattcactGGGtgggggaaaactgcactcctacgttatgttgtggtgggcctcaaaaccaCTGGGATTTGAATCGTATttaaacatcaggaaattttttaAGTGACTTGTTGTGTttgtatcactccaatatgaaaGTGAGCACACAATACCtacacatagttctgtccaaacagcttacgaaAGATGATTTtgcattataggtgccctttaatgtggaTCAGTGTAAAGCTATATTATATTTAGCACAAGCTTACCTCATTCTCCGTTTTTGGTGTTGAACAGTGTGTGGAATCTAGCTGTCCATTGCTGACATAGCTTGCAGAACTGCTGTTTTCTTCTGTGGATGGGAGTAATAATGTAGGGGGGGATTCTTTGCGTCCGTTTCCATCTTTGGTCTCTAGTCGCTGAATGAGCTGTGACAACCCAGGCTGACTGCGGGAATTGTGCATCTCTGTTGATTCCATTGGGCTTTTCCTCACACCAAAGTCCACATATGTGTCCACTTTACTTCCAGGCCTCAGTGACATCATCACGGGACCTAAAACAGGAGCAAAACTGAGTAACGAAGGTAAATATCTCATATTTAAGCCTTTGAACGCCCATGGGCGCTGCTAGGGGGTGGaaagttaggatgattctaagggcccacaccATTTTGGGGTCCCCAGTGTTACTATAAAAAAAGCCCAATCAtgtagtaggtactgcatttgaatttactagaTGACATTAGAAAAGCaagttctatatagtatgaatgtgagtagcaTAAAAGAACTTCTACATCAGCCTTTAGTCATTATTATGCAACTTACTCATgtcagttgcattgcttcactcccattcatgaattatctcatgtggcatcatgggatagcatagcgttcattgaatgcgcacttcagaatttcACTGGAAAGCAGTAGGCCATCTGAGTACTTCATGCCTACTCttactatgaattcggacatagtACTCAGCTTGCATACTGTTATTAAAGTACTttaagtatgcgatttcagatgcagccatcaATTGGGTTTAATGCATGTTGTTTGAAATGCAGCTCGGATACTTACAGTCAGTATAAAATCTGTCCATTACAATAAAGTGTAAGCAGATGTTAAGCAGACAGTGTAAGCAACAAAGTTACTAACACTAATTGTAATTCTGTTATGACAACACTCGGAGAGATTAGGTAAggtaataaatatgcatttatggCAATATTGATGTCCTTGATCTTGGTGGCATAGATCTGCCATGCcactgctgctttgattattggtACAGAGCAAGTATAGAGACTCGCAACTGCTAGCATTTGCTTTTTAACAATATAACCTACTGCTGCTGCAAATAGAACATACGTGTAACCCTTGTAGCAGATCtatacacaggtggagctggggtggaggagggatCTGAAAAATGCACTAATTcaaaaaaattaccaaaaaacaaaaacaaatctagtTAACACTTGTGCAAAGTGATTCTAATGCAGTCTTTggtgggacagtaaatttgacatggtTATCTCTTCTGACTGCCATTTTTAgtcttacatttttttctttttatgaaaGTCGTAATAACACTATGGTGGAGTTTTACTTTTGTTATTTGAGCTAATTTGAAtgcaaaaaacattgtttattgtactctcccattcactgctctATAAGTTTACCCAACaatgatgacttctgctgctaGAATCCCAGAAATGTAAAAAGGGAAAATAGAGTTACATGAcagaatgttttattatttaaagtaaactttATTAGTAGAATTATTATCAACTTTCTTTCTGCATAAAACCAGAAATCAGACCATATCACTCTCCGGGCAGCAGTGATCATTTGCATGAGATtgagaaaaaaagcaacaacacagaaatgtttctttttttttgttccatAGATGAAAGAAGCTCATACTGGTTGGAAGgcgaataaatgatgacagaaaattcTTTTTAAGGTACTCCAACCTTTGTCTAGACCACCGATCCACTCATTTGCTGTCATGGCGGGCTTGTTCCCAGCTGTCATGGGGTAAATGTCTTCTTGATAGGACTCTGACTGTAGAGCAAAGACCATAAAATGTTTCATTAGTCACTCTTATCCTTTTCTTCATATGCATCTGAATgcatgtgaaaaaaaatcatacccTCCGTGGAACAATCATGGACAGAGGTTCTATGAGACTTTTGATTGTCACTAGCTTGTAGAATCTGAAGATTTCACAGGAACACACATCAAGTCCTCTCTTTGGCATGACGCCTGAAAGACATTCAAAGACATGTTCTGACTTGAAAATGATCGCTACCCTGAAAAGCCAGTACGCTGTAGCTTTAGAATTTAATTTTGTTATCTAATATTGTTCTTCAAAAAACATACTTTCTTGGAACCTCTGTACAGTGCTtagtgtaattagttacaaatagttactgtaattatattACTTTTACACATACATTCCTATAGGAGTTCATTAACTGAAGCGGAGTAATGCATTTTTTGCAGATTAAATCTATTTTTcaactaaaaaagaaaataaccatttataaagattcttatttttaagaatgttccaaacagttgttttggccacgcctGATGTTTTTGCGAACTCTTTGATGGGTTTGTCCtgtttttttcagcctaatgatggcttgcttgactgatagtgacagctctttgaatCTCATCttaagagttgacagtaacagattctaAATGCaaaagcacacttgaaatgaactctgaaccttttatctgctcattgtattTGGGATAATAAGGGAAtgacacacacctggccatggaacagcttagaagccaattgtcctattacttttggacccttaacaagtgggaggcacatacgcaaactgttgtaattcctacaccctTCACCTGGTTTGGATGtgaataccctcaaattaaagctgacagctgtctgcagttaaagcacatcttgttcattttaatttaaatctattatatacagacatacatacatacatacatacatacatacatacatacatacatacatacatacatacatacagtacatacatacatacagtacatacatacacacacacatatatatatatatatatatatatatatatatatatatatatatatatatatatatatatatatgtgtgtgtgtgtgtgtgtgtgcgtgcgtgcgtgcgtgcgtgcgtgcgtgcgtgtgtgtgtgtgtgtgtgtgtgtgtgtgtgtgtgtgtgtgtgtgtgtgtgtgtgtatatatatatatatatatatatatatatatatatatatatacacacacacacacacacacacatatatatatatatatatatatatatatatatatatgtatatatgtatataatgtatatgtaatgtAGTGTACAAAAGtgtatatgcagaaggactttcaATTAGTAAACTGTTGTGCCATTACATAAATCGCAgagtttaagatctgttttcctTAAGAATCAATCATCTTCATTCCCTGATTGACACACGATATAAAGTGCGTCTctgaatgtacaagaagcacggCATTCAATTCTATTGTTCCactccatgtctttaaaatacaatcatttattttaccacagttgtTCAATGGAGTCTCTGCGCTCTCCTACTGCTCCTGATGGCACTTGTGTTTCACAGGCTTTCTCAGATTAGACTTGAACAACTTAATGATTGAAGTCtatttgttgattatattttcattacattacaacatcgatgctttaaaaaaacttatgaaattgaaaacagcAACATTAACCATTaaccggaagtttatcggtagGGGAAAAACATTGcacatataaatgaaataaactgaGGAAAACTTTAGAAATGTATGTCAATATATAGAATGTATGAAATACgtataaatagaaataatataaattatgaattaatttgAAACAGTTTGTGTTTAATATgtcatacaaaaaaataaagatcCAGATAACTCAAATTAAAAGAATTGagagtttaatttaaaataatttaaatactattttatttatgtaactaGTTAttcattactttaaaaataacTTGTCTCTGTACAAATGTAAATGGTTAAGTTGTTTATATCTGATTAGCTCAGTAATGTGATAAAgataaaactgaactgaaactggtATGATTCATAAACAAGATACATATTTATCTACAGTTACTGTGAGCATGTGTATGTTCCACCTCAATCTAAAACACAGTACAGATCTTTTCTGACAGGTAAAACATTTGAAGTATTCACTTACCCAACCTGATAAGTGACAGAATTGAAAGTTGACATGTATTGCTTCTATGTGCAAGCGATTAAGTATCAATTTGGACactatacatgtatacatgtatagtACTCACCCATTCCCTTCTGTGGTAGATGAGACCTGTATTCAGTCAAATAGTGCACATATGGTTTCTCTGGACTGATTTCGTAGTATCTGATATTTCCATCACCCTAAAGATTAAACAAGGACTATTAAATTATACATTAGTGACCTGTGTCATCATTACAGCAGCACTAAAAAAGTAGTTGTCAGTCTAGTAATCCAGGTTTTATGTACTCACTTTTCCAGCTATGTAAAGCATGTGTGTGTCCGGGTCATAAAAAGGGAAGAGAACACCAGAAGAGCCGTCCAAATCCTCAGAATAGGATGGCTGAGAGAGATCCTCCTGAAGAACACATTCATGCACATGTCAGTTaggtatttttacagtttttgcaaAAGCAAAAAATAGAACTGCATCTGCATTACATCTCAAAGCAAGTCATTAAAGATAACTTATGTTGTGACACTAGAGGAAATTGACACTTCAGAGGGCACTCATTGAAAAACTCCATGGAAAAAAATTGGAGTGTTACTGGGAGttattacaatacatttatttttttatgaatgaaaAGATTGTAATCAATGTGAATGAAATTATCATCATATATGGTagcttattacttattttttcattttccttttcttttggcTAAATcgttatttcagaggtcgccacagcagaatgaaccgctaactattccagcgtttgttttacgcagcggatgccctaacagccacacacacactcatacacttcggccgGTTTAGTTTtaatcagttcacctatagcgcatacgAGGGAAACCAGAgtatggaggaaacccacgcaaacatgagaacatgcaaactccacacagaaatgcaaactggcccagccgggattcgaaccagcgaccttcttgctgtgaggcaacagtggtaaCCATTGAGCCATTGTACATTGAGCCACCGTTATTAcctatacattgtaaaaaaaaattattataattttttttttattatttcaatcaAATATACTTTTCTAATTATCTAAACTTATATCattcaaactgacaaaaatattaagttaaacttagcATAACTTCAAAAATGGAGTTGAAACCAGataaactttttaattaataaaaaagtaacaaaaacatttgtagtcatgacttttttaccatatttttttacagtgcatctgaaaaaaaatcttgttttagcTAAAAGCTTTAAAACGTACAGACTTCTAAAATAACTTGACAAATAGCATACATTTTGTCAGATAAatatttggcattttattttcacaaaagttgtACACATTAAGATAGActgtttacttgcatttaatgtgCCTtctatgaatataaaatatatgcttTTGTAAATTTCATTTGATGCTGTCACCAAAATAAGCcatgcatttaaacatttagTCAATTACTGTTTACACAGACTACTATTCAAAATGTGAGGGTCTTTGAAAGAAGTTTtcacacttttatttttgtacagtttCAGAAGCAAGTGTTGAATGTGTGCTCGCATATGTACTGTATAATTAATATGCAACCTTTCTGATTCAAAAATGCATAAATGATCAAATCAGCTCTCAAGGCAGACCATGAAAAAAGATATTTGCAATTCAGGATTGTATTTCTGATTATTGAGTGCCAGAGAACTATTTTTGCATTTGATGTTCGATAGGAGTTTGTGGGTAACAAGACCAcaactgaatttattttaatgaatcaaaAACTGTCCTTAAAAACCAGACATAATGCTTTTGTCAGctgtcacatcatcaataaatacacgAGAACCAGTTTCATTGACAGCCATAAACAATCTTTTTATACACGTTTGCTGTCATAGTAGGAAAATTGAGTCTATTTTGAGCAACACTTACTTGATCCCAAAGTGCAATCTGGCGATGGTTCCAGC
This genomic stretch from Danio aesculapii chromosome 1, fDanAes4.1, whole genome shotgun sequence harbors:
- the coro2aa gene encoding coronin-2A isoform X1, producing MTITKMTWRPQYRSSKYRHVFGKPATKENCYDGVPITRSVHDNQLCAVNPRFIAIITECAGGGSFLVLSVHNTGKVDPHYPKVSGHRGNVLDIKWNHFNDFCIASCSEDATVKVWEIPEHGVLKTITVPWKELQGHSRRVGLIEWHPTANNIIFSTGYDYQVMVWKLDVPEQVIKNPVRSISVHSDVVLSMSFNTDGSRLATSCKDKKIRVIDPRTGTLLQETNCKSHKASKVLFLGNLKMLLSTGNSRWNHRQIALWDQEDLSQPSYSEDLDGSSGVLFPFYDPDTHMLYIAGKGDGNIRYYEISPEKPYVHYLTEYRSHLPQKGMGVMPKRGLDVCSCEIFRFYKLVTIKSLIEPLSMIVPRRSESYQEDIYPMTAGNKPAMTANEWIGGLDKGPVMMSLRPGSKVDTYVDFGVRKSPMESTEMHNSRSQPGLSQLIQRLETKDGNGRKESPPTLLLPSTEENSSSASYVSNGQLDSTHCSTPKTENELRQMFYKQQEEIRKMRELLNQKDVRIKQLELEIKNVRNSQAPL
- the coro2aa gene encoding coronin-2A isoform X2 → MTWRPQYRSSKYRHVFGKPATKENCYDGVPITRSVHDNQLCAVNPRFIAIITECAGGGSFLVLSVHNTGKVDPHYPKVSGHRGNVLDIKWNHFNDFCIASCSEDATVKVWEIPEHGVLKTITVPWKELQGHSRRVGLIEWHPTANNIIFSTGYDYQVMVWKLDVPEQVIKNPVRSISVHSDVVLSMSFNTDGSRLATSCKDKKIRVIDPRTGTLLQETNCKSHKASKVLFLGNLKMLLSTGNSRWNHRQIALWDQEDLSQPSYSEDLDGSSGVLFPFYDPDTHMLYIAGKGDGNIRYYEISPEKPYVHYLTEYRSHLPQKGMGVMPKRGLDVCSCEIFRFYKLVTIKSLIEPLSMIVPRRSESYQEDIYPMTAGNKPAMTANEWIGGLDKGPVMMSLRPGSKVDTYVDFGVRKSPMESTEMHNSRSQPGLSQLIQRLETKDGNGRKESPPTLLLPSTEENSSSASYVSNGQLDSTHCSTPKTENELRQMFYKQQEEIRKMRELLNQKDVRIKQLELEIKNVRNSQAPL